The sequence CCATCCAATAGATCCCTTTGCTGATGCAACTAAGGGTGACGACTTGCTCCCGGCTGGGACAGAGGATAAAATCCACATACGGATACAGCAGCGGAACGGCCGCAAAACACTGACTACAGTGCAAGGAATCGCAGATGATTATGATAAAAAGAAGCTGGTGAAAGCCTTCAAAAAGGTATTGTCCAACTCGAAGTTAGTCTATATTATACAACAACAACACATAATTGTTTAACATGCTTATCTTGCACTACTTATTCGTTCATAGAAATTTGCCTGCAATGGTACAGTGATCGAGCATCCAGAGTATGGAGAGGTGATTCAGTTACAGGGTGACCAGAGGAAGAACATCTGCCAGTTTCTGTTAGAGGTAGGCATCTTTTTGAGTTtctagaatatttgttttaatgggTTTGATTGCAGAACCATCACTAGGACcgtttctcatttttatcattttgttttacagatcAACATCGTAAAGGAGGAACAGTTAAAGGTTCACGGTTTTTAAAATGATTGCCCCTCCTGGGGATTGTAAAGGACTGCACCAGCATGTAGCAATCCTAGTACCTTCATTTCAGGGTTTTTTGTGACCATATGCTATCAATGCAGACCGCATTATAAAgcgctgctttttttttttttttttttgcaatcatTCCAAGCTCAAATCTTCATAATGACCTCAAGCAGACCACGTATTCCAGGCTGGTCTGGTTTAGACTCTGAATCTTTGTTGCCAATTCTAGTTGACGTTTTACGATAGACACAATTGCACGATATCTTTTTATCAGACAATAAAAGTTATGACTTTGCACATTTTgtggattgttttttttcttcctaaCTATCATAACATTTGCGTACTTGAATATAAACTTATGTAGCAGTATGTTCATAAAgaagtacttttatttttttctccccttacAGAAACGAGTTTAAATGTGTCTTGCTTTAATTTTCTACACAGAATTGCAAATGAACTGTCTCAACTGATCCTTGTGCATGGGTCCAGCGCAGGGTCGGAAATTGACAAGGGCTCTGGTCAAAAATGCCGTAGAAAttgacaaatttaaaatgcataccTTGCACTTCTCATTTGAGTTATCACTGAACATTGTGTTTCGCACCGTCCGTCATGCAGATGTTGCAGAATCAGTAGTGGGTCCTTGCACTTAGTTTTTTTTCCTAAATAAGCTCCTCATTCTAAATTGTGGAGGATTGCTGTCATGTACTCCTGTGTTgctgcattatattagttttgtaggctGTGAACCTGGAATGTGTTTGTCACAATTCATGTTATGGAGTGTAGCGATCAGGCAGTTATGTAACTGAAACATCTCTTTATTCTAATTGAAGTATTTAACATAAATGTGAAAAGGTTTGaaaaataattcccttttaaaagggaaaaaaatgcaCCTGGAAATCAATTCCAGGGGTCAAATATTGTCCCTTGatagaaaagttaatttctgactctgGTCCAGCAGTGTGGTTGCATTGCCTTTGGTTCCTGATGCCAAAAAAAGTGAACCCATGTAATTTGTTGCCCTTTATGAAAGGGATATCCATGCTACCCCTGCACAGAAGTTCTACTGTTACTATTGATTGAGTGTTGGTTGAGGCCCTACACTTAGAGAGGAAATGAGTCAAGCTTTTGTTCTGTTTGATCAAAGCCGGTTTACAATGATCTTAAATCAGCAAAGGTATCCAAGTATTGCATTTGTTTAGCTGAGTACACAGCAAAATCCCCAATGTACATATAATCCACACTACGGTAGTGTAAAACTAACACTGCATCAAAAATACTGTTGTACTAACCAAACAGTTAAGTAAACGAAGTAGGTACCTTTTCCAAGTGATGGCTGGCCATTAGTGATGACATCCTGAGTTCACAAGCAGAGTCTAATGAAGAGGGAGGGACAACAAGAACAAACCAGCAGACACCACAACAATTTAACACAGCCTTAGATGTAAATCAACTGCAAATATAATATGTTGAAATGGTTCTAAAACAATTTTGCCATGTTCTATTATTAtccgatttttatttattttattttttttttttatgtgtgcgaAAGTTGTGTTTGTGAATTAATGCAGGTTTTACTCTTTTTGGAGTTGCTGATGATGTTTTATAGAAAAGGTTTTATTgaaatcaccataatggtgattAGTGTAGTCTTTGGTTAGGCACTTGAACCttgtttatatgatttattttcttcCGGGCTCAGTTCAGTAATATTTCATAAGAACGTAATTGTTTGCACTGTGATGGAAAGACAAAGGTCTTTTGGTGTATGAGAGAGGTGAATACCTATAACGTTCTTCCATTCACCCACCTCTTAAACATCTTAAATGTCAAGCAGGACTCAAGTCAAACTGATATTTCAGATGCACATATTTTGTggcaattaaaataatttagtacTTTTAACCAAATGCAGCTCATATGATAGAAAGTTTACTGCCACACACTGGTATTGAGACAAGGTGGGCACATATTGTCTCAGCGAGATACTCAAACATGCACATAAATCACCCCTTATCACGCTGTATAAaactcaacaatggtgacaaaCTAATTTTCTTATTACTAAATTTTAAAACCATTTGCTAAAAGTGACATCCAAAAAATACAGCAGCAAACACAAACCAAGAATAGTAAGACAATTGCAATTATTTATTCAAAGAATATCCTGGTTCACCTTTTTAATACAATTACTGTTGATAATGAACCATTTTAAACCTAAAAGGACCCAAAACTATCAACTCGTGCAccatattccaagccttctgaaggcatacacaagtaatttttcagtgaaaactgagcactatgagagaagcttgttcacgaTGGCTTGCGTGCAGGGGCGTGTCGCTTTTATCACATGAGACgtcatgatcacacgggaagtcggcgttgttgtttccgagagttccgataccctaggattggcaacattatgctgactcaccaaCAAGTGGCatctcatcagacatttttgaatCGGCTCCATTATACATACTTTCCCCTGTGGTGCAACCAGAAGCGTGTTGTGTCAGCAGCATGAGAGACCTAGGTTCAGATCCCacatgaaaccaggaagtaattgtgttcgcataatcagtgacgactGCAATTCAGATGTTGCATTTATCCCTCTAACAtacaatttttactccactgatggataGGTTTAAGTTTGGGGTAGGGGTTACAGTTTATAAGATATGCATCACTCTTCCCtgcattacagcctgtacagctgaatactactcgattCACAGCTCGCTTTTAGCACCCATCTGTAGAAAattgagctcacacgtgcccatacgcccaaatACATTTGCtgatttggccactgggggcagtgttttgtaTTTCGCTCAGAACAGAactattttagctaaagaaaagacaACCTACCAATCAGTGTgcatgagaaagaaagtcattcgaaTTTGGAACgatacgagggtgagtaaattatgacagttttaattttggggtaattTATTTGTCTATTTCAACCTGAATGGCAACAAAATTATTTCATACATAAAGTGCTTTCTTTTCAAACAGTGTTTAGACATGTCAAGTTCTAACTCTACACTTATAAATGGAACAtctcaaaaataattttatatcgaTGAAGCCATTGGCACAGTGGGTTATGTATTGACTCGCTGAGACGGAGGTTTGAATTTCGCCGCTTTGATCATCTTTCCTGTCACTAAACTTTCctatgttaaagaaatattccgggttcaatgcaagataagcttaatcaacagcatttgcggcataaagttgattacaaaaaaaataaaaaaatattttgactcgtccctcattttctttaaaaaaaaagcaaaaatcgaggttacagtgatgcacttacaatggaaatgaatggggccaatttttggaggggttaaaggcagaaatgtgaagcttattattttataaaagcacttacattaaatcttctgttaaaactcttgtattatttgagctgtaaagttgtttaaatcgtcatttttacagtttaatgattttagggtttgttgacattacatcgtaatGGCAATTAAGTTGtagaattggctataacttcacacagaaaaggttagtaagtgattttatcacactaaaatcatgttaacatacatattgtttatgtcttgtggctatacgtttgaaatAGTGAGTGTTTTAATCTGGAACCCAGattattgccttttttttttaaagaaaagtaggggcaagtcaaaatactttttgtggtaaacatcattatgccacaaatgctgtcagtcgaacttaatttgtattgaacctggaatatttattttaaaggcaAAAAGCCCATAAAAACCGTGTTAGATATTTACTTAATCATATTATTTGGAAGGATATATATTCTACCAATATAATGTTTGTGATAGGTAAAGTTGTGCTACTCTGCTCTCATTCATTCTTCTTGTAGATTAGCTCGTATTCAGGGCTGGAAATCCTTTTAGCTGTGTTAAATCTGCAGTGTCCTGGCTGCGCTGCTGGGCTCAAACATGAGCGTAATCCTCTTTAAAGGGCATGGAATGGAGCTTATGGTTAAAGGACACCAATCTTACTGCTTAGGCTGCATAGGCATTTTAAACACCTTTGACCTTGTctgaaaaataatagaaaaattgGGCCTCTTTTTAAAAGTGTTACGGCCATTTAATCCTTATTTTCTGTTCAGGGTTTGAGAGACCACAAGACCCTTTTAAAAGACTTTTCCAAATTCTATGAGAACTGATCAGAAACAAGATTTCAACTGGGTAGCATGCTTCAAACTTACTCTATCTTCTGGAAGAGTCTGTTAATTGTGGTTGTCCGATTCCAGCTTGTAAAAGCCAAAAGACACAGTTTGTACATTAAGAGTGAGTTGGTGATTTCTGGTCTCAGCAACTTTAGTGGCTGATGTCtccgagaaagagagagaaacagacggAGCACGTGCGGATGCCTGGGGCTGTCCACCGTCCTTTCCGCTCCACTCCATTACCTCCACCAGACAAACACTCAGAGTTAATGATGGATGTATCCCATTCATCAGCACAGACTTCCTGTTCTTAATGCTTCATTGTTTTCTTCCTACCCCTTCCAATTTAACAGCCAGTCCAATCAAATTTGAACAATAGGAACTGATCTctttcacttaaagggatattacatgctaaaattaaaattctgtcatcatttactcaccctcatgttgttccaaacctgtatggaacacaaaaggagttgtttggcagaatgttagcctcagtcaccattcactttcattacaatgaaagtgaatggtgactgaggcattctAAAATAACCTGCaaacattaattttttatttctttttaaagaagcttAAAAGCTATTTTACAGCTCACTGAGTGAATGCAATTCATTCATAGTGTGTTTGAATAATGAAAAAGGCAAGGAATGGCTTTGCATGCATATGTATTAATTCCACATGAGAGCTTGATATTGGACAGAACTGGTAGGCTAAATGGCCGTCTGGCAGTCGGcagattccattatttttgtttgtgtttagccaGAGGCCAGCCAGCTGTTATTGTTTTTGTGTGCTATTGAACTGTGGAGCATTCACCTCTCGTCGCTCACCTCTTTATAAGCAGTGATTCAACGTCATATGGTGTTAAATTGCAGTATGATATTGACTATAAATAATACAAGTAACAGTGACCCTCCTTTGTTTtcgttaatgcatgatttcctgtaaagcagCTGTGagacgatgtgtgttgtgaaaagcgttatacaaataaaaattactttacttgattttttgttttgtgggtCCTTTCAGTAACCTTAAagatacatgcaatgctgccttagcATTCAGTCAAATTAGATGTCTTAGAAGACAGCATAATTATGGTGCCTTTACTGTTTCGAACAGACTCTGTTTCGGAAGCTCCCCTATAACCCTGATgtactgtgttgtctgtctgtctgtctttctatctatattacaaaataatataaattgcATAAATGCTTTTTCTCTATCAGTGATTTGTTGGTTATTGTTTTagagaaatagttcacccaaaaatgtaaattctctcatcatttacacaccatcATGCCATCTCAGTTGTGTatggcttgctttcttctgctgaactggtccatacaatgcaagtcaacagggtccaaaactttgaagctccaaaaagcacataaaggcagcataaaagtaatccatacaaatccagtggttaaatccatgttttcagaagcgataggtgtgggtggaattaattctcctctctgcccagtaggtggtgatatgcacaaacaatgccaatcgccaaaaacaaacaaaaaaaagaaaacacttaggagagaagagcgcttagtgagggctgtttgaaagtggagatttatagtaagaaaaggatttaaaaattaatctgtttctcacccacagctatcatatcgcttctgaagacatggattaaaccactggagtcgtatggattacttatatgttgCATGTATATACTTTTTGAAGTTTTGgatcctgttgacttgcattgtactgaaatattcttctaaaaatcttttttgtgttaagcagaagaaagggatggcaggagggtcagtaaatgatgagagaaatatcatttttgggtgaactatttcttgttGCTGACAGGCCATTATGATTAATGTTTATGATGATTTTGTACTTCAGATagtttttcatatatcaaaaagGGCACTTTTCTCAAATTAGTGTCAATGCACAGCAGGTTCCCTTTGTGAAAACTTTCCCCATAAAGTGTGATAACTTACCCTACTTGTTAaattaactgtatcttttttttttccttgggcAATAATAGCGAAATGTTCATGgcttttatctaaaaaaaaaaaaaaaaaaaaaaaaaaaaaaaagctaagacTTTAAGGTATATGTCTATATAGAAATTGACTTTAAAAACCTGAGAAATGttgactgtaaaaaaataattaaaaaatatataaaacaactaGCCCTGGCCTATTctatatagagctgttcagccgtgacgtcaatttgtaggcgaacccggaagtctaattcgccatgggttccctggagatgagtaaaataagatctgtggtaaacGTTATTTGTCGAaacgtggacattttgttctacaacataaattacacacagtaacACACGGAATGTTCACCACATACCTTATtgtactcataagttcaaaaaccccattataaaaacccataggaaaatccagagggaacccacaTGACGAATTAGatttccgggtttttggactaccaGTTGAACAGCTCTATTGAAAGCATAAAGTACACATTAAATTATCTTACCGCTGTTAAATGTTGTCACACCTGTGTGGATTCTTAAGATTCTACGTTCCTTTGAGAAAGAAGAGAGAGGTTCTATTTgctttatttatctttattttttttgtatgtgtctgAGAAAACGCTGTCTGTACGAATTAATCTAAATGTCATTATGTTTGAAACCACCAGATGGCGTTATATAATTGATAAAGGTGTATGCCTACCTTGCCGATTTATCATTTTGAATGGattaaatatcaaatattaaAGCTGTTTTCCAGACACATCCTATATACACAGATAAAATATTCTGTTGAAAGCAAAGCACTGTAGGCCTCTATTAAACTGTAATGAATGCTGATATAACATATGGTGTCAGTCCCTGAGAGCCTAAACACCCCCCACTCATCCTCAAAACAGCAGCTCCTCAAAATGATAACATCCATTCAGTTCCTCTGTTCTAGTCTTAGCTCAACCTTCATCAACTGAGCAGGCTTTGGGGTGGCAGTGTGGTGCGCACACACAGCCTTTTGCTGCTAATAGCATTAAAATATCCCAATTTAAACAGGAAACAGGGGACTATGtgttttcattggcttttgctcACGGTGTCGACAGCTGCCAGGAAAATGGACGGTCTGGCACTGCTACAACATGTTTCTCTGAGTGATCCATTTTTAAAGATGTGAAAAGAGTCATTGAGAAAGTCTGTGTACCATATGTACTCAAAAGAAGTTAACACATACACtttttaaatatgattttcagacatatacaggtgcacctcaataaattagaatgtcgtggaaaagttcatttatttcagtaattcaactcaaattgtgaaactcgtgtattaaataaattcaatgcacacagactgaagtagtttaagtctttggttcttttaattgtgatgattttggctcacatttaacaaaaacccaccaattcactctcaaaaaaatagaatacatcataagaccaataaaaaaaacatttttagtgaattgttgaccttctggaaagtatgttcatttactgtatatgtactcaatacttggtaggggctccttttgctttaattactgcctcaattcggcgtggcatggaggtgatcagtttgtggcactgctgaggtggtatggaagcccaggtttctttgacagtggccttcagctcatctgcattttttggtctcttgtttctcattttcctcttgacaataccccatagattctctatggggttcaggtctggtgagtttactggccagtcaagcacaccaacaccatggtcatttaaccaacttttggtgccttttggcagtgtgggcaggtgccaaatcctgctggaaaatgaaatcagcatctttaaaaagctggtcagcagaaggaagtatgaagtgctccaaaatttcttggtaaacgggtgcagtgactttggtccattgtgttttttgaaaaccaacaccagcagatgacattgcaccccaaatcatcacagactgtggaaacttaacactggacttcaagcaacttgggctatgagcttctccacccttcttccagactctaggaccttggtttccaaatgaaatacaaaacttgctctcatctgaaaagaggactttggaccactgggcaacagtccagttcttcttctccttagcccaggtaagacacctctgatgttgtctgtggttcaggagtggcttaagaggaatacgacaactgtagccaaattccttgacatgtctgtgtgtggtggctcttgatgccttgaccccagcctcagtccattccttgtgaagttcacccaaattattgaatcgattttgcttgacaatcataaggctgcggttctctcatttggttgtgcatctttttcttccacactttttccttccactcaactttctgttaacatgcttggatacagcactctgtgaacagccagcttctttggcaatgaatgtttgtggcttaccctccttgtgaagggtgtcaatgattgtcttctggacaactgtcagatcagcagtcttccccatgattgtgtagcctagtgaaccaaactgagagaccattttgaaggctcaggaaacctttgcaggtgttttgagttgattagctgattggcatgtcaccatattctaattttttgagatagtgaattggtgggtttttgttaaatgtgagccaaaatcatcacaattaaaagaaccaaagacttaaactacttcagtctgtgtgcactgaatttatttaatacacgagtttcacaatttgagttgaattactgaaataaatgaacttttccacgacattctaatttattgagatgcacctgtacagggTTAATTGTTGAGACACAACAAGCTAGATGGTAATTACAACTCGTGTCACTTTTATTCTGGTTCCTTAGGGGTTTGTGGATCAACATGGACACTCTGGGTTTTTTTTCACTGAGGGAAGCTTCATGAAGTCAGCCAGAGAATATTTAACTTCCTTGACTACACAGAAATAGCTCTGGACTTCTTAGTAAACAACAGCTCACTTcctatagtgagctgcctacctaggcagCATATTTAGGGGTTATAG comes from Myxocyprinus asiaticus isolate MX2 ecotype Aquarium Trade chromosome 41, UBuf_Myxa_2, whole genome shotgun sequence and encodes:
- the eif1b gene encoding eukaryotic translation initiation factor 1b; amino-acid sequence: MSNIQNLQSFDPFADATKGDDLLPAGTEDKIHIRIQQRNGRKTLTTVQGIADDYDKKKLVKAFKKKFACNGTVIEHPEYGEVIQLQGDQRKNICQFLLEINIVKEEQLKVHGF